In Vicia villosa cultivar HV-30 ecotype Madison, WI unplaced genomic scaffold, Vvil1.0 ctg.000006F_1_1_1, whole genome shotgun sequence, one DNA window encodes the following:
- the LOC131621486 gene encoding metal tolerance protein 4-like, with protein MDMNSGSDPTRPLLSQNDRNSTEHGGRRTQIPRRNSVASLRSAFMSMLPDKVRPYLDSEDPFEVDLSKATALSQGEKDYYEKQIATLKSFEEVDAVVESDGIVEDDREELAQQERAMKISNYANIVLLILKIYATVRSGSIAIAASTLDSLLDLMSGGILWYTHLAMRNINIYQYPIGKLRVQPVGIIVFAAIMATLGFQVLITALEQLIENNPSEKMTGEQLIWLYSIMIFATVVKLILWLYCRSSGNQIVRTYADDHHFDVVTNVVGLVAAILGDKYYWWIDPVGAILLAIYTITNWSRTVMENAVSLVGQSASPEFLQKLTYLVVRHPGIKRVDTVRAYTFGVLYFVEVDIELPEDLRLKESHAIGESLQIKLEKLPEVERAFVHLDFECDHKPEHSILSKLPNNQP; from the exons ATGGACATGAATTCGGGTTCGGATCCTACGCGCCCGCTTTTGTCTCAAAATGACCGGAACTCCACCGAACACGGCGGCCGGAGAACCCAAATCCCTCGCCGGAACTCCGTTGCCTCCCTCAGATCCGCTTTCATGTCCATGCTTCCTGATAAGGTCCGTCCTTACCTTGACTCTGAGGATCCCTTCGAGGTTGATCTCTCCAAAGCCACCGCTTTAAGCCAAG GAGAGAAAGATTACTATGAGAAACAAATTGCTACTTTGAAATCGTTTGAGGAGGTTGATGCGGTGGTGGAATCTGATGGCATTGTTGAGGATGATAGGGAGGAATTAGCTCAACAAGAAAGAGCAATGAAAATTTCGAACTATGCAAATATAGTTTTGTTGATATTGAAG ATTTATGCGACGGTAAGGAGTGGGTCAATAGCGATTGCAGCCTCAACTTTAGATTCTCTGCTTGATCTAATGTCTGGTGGTATACTTTGGTACACTCACCTAGCAATGAGGAACATAAATATCTACCAGTATCCTATAGGAAAGCTGAGGGTTCAGCCAGTAGGGATAATTGTTTTTGCCGCTATTATGGCCACACTTG GATTTCAGGTGCTAATTACGGCCCTAGAACAACTAATAGAAAACAATCCTAGTGAAAAGATGACGGGGGAACAACTAATATGGTTGTACTCTATCATGATATTTGCAACTGTGGTGAAGCTTATACTTTGGCTTTACTGCAGAAGCTCGGGTAACCAGATTGTCCGTACCTATGCAGAT GATCACCACTTTGATGTGGTAACAAATGTAGTTGGATTAGTTGCGGCTATTCTTGGTGATAAATATTACTGGTGGATTGATCCGGTTGGAGCTATTTTACTTGCAATTTACACTATTACGAATTGGTCACGCACTGTCATGGAAAATGCAG TTTCACTGGTGGGACAATCTGCGTCTCCTGAATTTTTGCAGAAGTTAACATATCTAGTTGTAAGGCACCCTGGAATTAAACGTGTTGACACTGTCCGCGCATATACATTTGGCGTTTTATATTTTGTGGAG GTAGACATTGAACTTCCAGAAGATTTACGCTTAAAAGAATCACATGCCATTGGGGAGTCTCTACAAATAAAGCTTGAGAAACTTCCTGAAGTTGAGCGAGCATTTGTTCATTTGGACTTTGAGTGTGATCACAAACCAGAGCACTCAATTCTCAGTAAACTACCCAACAATCAGCCTTAA